GAAGCACAGGCTGCAGAACCGTAGGCATAGCCTGCAATAAAGACAGTGAACTGGAAAAGATTGTGGACGTCATGATAGCCCCCGAGGTTGGGCCCGAGGTCATTATGGGCTCTACACGGATGAAGGCGGGTACAGCACAGAAGTTGGTCTTAAATATGCTCTCCACTGCCTCTATGATAAGGCTTGGCAAGGTGTACACAAACCTCATGGTGGACATGAAGGCCAGTAATGAAAAGCTCTTAGCCAGGGCCAGGAGGATAGTAAAGCTGGCCACAGGTGCTCCAGATGAAATTGTTGAAGAGGCATTAGAGGGATCAGGATATCACTCCAAGACCGCCATATTGATGATCTTAAAGGGCATATCGAGGGAGCAGGCAGAAGAAGAACTCAAAAAAGCAGACGGATTTATTAGGAAGGCGCTTTAGCCTTCTTTTTTATTTTGCCACATTTATGAGGAAAAGGTTTGGACTTAAAGAGATAGAATATATAGTATAGAATAAAAATAAAGAGGAGGGAAGCGGATGCAGCTGGATACCCGTTGCATTGACATATTAAATTATCTCCTTGAAACAGACAAGCCGGCTACGACCTCTAAACTGGCTGAAGTCTTTAAGGTCAGTACCAGGACAATAAGATATGATTTAGACAGGATAGATGACTGGCTGAAGGAGAATAACATTTCACCCGTTGAGAGAAAACCCAATACAGGGGTCTATCTTAGAGAAAAGAAATCTATTGCAGACGCCCTATCCTCGATTAACTATTATGAATATGGGCCTGGCCGCCTGGAGAGGGAAGACATACTTAAGGCCCTTATCTTAAAGGCTAGGGATGAAATTAAGATAGATGAACTGGCAGAAAAGCTCTATGTCAGCAGGAACACAGTAATAAATGACCTTAAGAATGTAAGGGATTGGTTTAAAAGGTTTAATATAAATATTAAGCCTACAAAAAATGGTCTTAAAGTAATTGGCAAGGAAAAGGACATAAGGAGGGCAGCAATAGAACTCCTTACCGATGAAGTGGACACTGCAAAGATTTTAGAATATCTGGAAGGATGGAACTTTGGGCCTGGTGCCGGGAAAGAGATGTCTGATTTCATCTCTGAGGAAGACACTAAATTTTTATCAGAGGTCTTAAGGGAGGCAGAAAGAGAACTGGGATACAGACTCTCCGATATGGACTTTTCAGGACTCATACTGCATCTTGCAATTGCGGTAAAGAGAATAAAGCTGGGAAGGAACATAATGATGCCACATGAAGAAATAAAACAGCTTCAGGTTACCAAGGAATTTGCAGTTGCTTCTCAGATAGCCAGCTGTATAGAGAGCCACTATGGTATAGAAGTCCCGATAGAGGAAATGGGATATATTACACTCCATCTCCTGGGCAGTAAGTCTACCACGGCAGTAGATATAGAAAAGGAAAACTGGCTTGACGTGGAGTTTATGACCTCAGAACTCATAAAAAAGGTAGAAGAAGAGCTGAAGGTAGATCTGGAACATGATGATATTCTCTTTAAAGGATTAAAGGAACATCTCACACCCACACTCTACAGGATAAAAAATGACCTTCCCGTGAAGAACCCACTGCTGGATGACGTTAAAGCCAACTACCCAAAGCTGTTCAAAGCAGTGGAAAAAGCAGTAAAGATAGTGGAAAATTATGCAGGTAAGAGGATTAATGAAGATGAGATTGGCTATATATCATTTCATTTTGGAGCAGCATTAGAAAGAATGAGGTCCAAAAGGTCCATTAGAGCCGTACTGGTTTGCAGTACGGGGCTTGGTACGGCCAGGCTGCTGGCTACCAGGGTAATGAATGAGTTTGAAAATATAATTATTGAAGATATCACATCCTATCATGGGCTAAAAGAACTAAAGACAGATGCGGACATTATTATCTCAACAATAAATTTAAAAGACACAACACTGCCGTATGTAAGAGTATCACCTATGCTTGCAGAAGAGGATATAGACAGTATAAAAAGAATTTTAAGGGAGATTTATATAAAACCTGAACCAATCAATGGCGATAAGCTCGAGCAAGTTATAAAGGCAATAAAACGATACGCCATAGTAACAGACGAAGCGGGGTTAAAAGAAGAATTAAGCAGGATCATCGCACCAAAAATACCACATTTGATTTCGAGGGAGGTAAGACAACCAGTGTTAAATGACCTTTTAACGGAGAAAACAATCAAACTAAATGTAGAAGTGGATAACTGGGAGGAGGCAATAAGGGAAGGTGGGAAGCTTTTACTTGAAGCAGGTAAGATAGAAGCAAGATATATTGACGCTATGATAAAGACGGCAAAGCAGCTCGGGCCATACATCGTTATAGCACCCGGCATAGCTATGCCTCACGCCAGGCCTGAAGATGGAGTAAAGGAGGTGGGGATGAGCCTTATAACACTAAGGACTCCGGTAAATTTCGGACATCGACAAAATGACCCTGTAAAGATTGTGGTGTGCCTATGCGCAGTAGACAATAACAGCCATATAAAGGCACTATCACAACTGGTAAAGTTTTTGAGCAGTGAAGATGTTCAAAGTGTGCTCATTAAGGATATAAATAAAGAAAGAGTCATAGATTATATCATAAAATATTCGTCGTAGAAGGAGGAGACTAAATGAAGATATTAACAGTATGCGGGTTGGGCCAGGGTACAAGTCTATTGTTAAGAATGAATGTAGAGGAGGTGTTAAATGAATTAAAAATACAGGCTGAAGTGGATCATATGGATGTCAGCTATGCGGCGTCTGAGAATGCAGAATTAATACTTACATCACCCCAGTTAGCACCCTTGCTGGAACGAAACCCGGCGCAAAAAATTATTATCAACAATTACTTTGATAAAAATGAGATTAAAGAAAAGTTAAAAGAATACTTTAATATTTAAATAAGGGGGAATAGAATGTGAATACCTTAATTTCAACAGCTCAGTGGTTGGCTGACAACATATTTGGACAGCCTGCATTCTTAATAGGTTTGGTTGCCTTGGTTGGACTCTTACTTCAAAATAAGCCAGCATCTGTGGTGGTAAGTGGCACTTTGAAGACCATTTTGGGATTTTTAATAATTAGTGCGGGTTCGGGGGTTCTTACAGGAGCGTTGGGCATATTTGAGCCAATGTGGAATACCATATTTGGTATAGAGTCACCACCTGTTTTACAGGGGACGCCAGATTTTCTTGCAGAATACGGGAGCATAGTGGCATTAGTAATGACATTTGGTTTTTTGCTGAATGTATTATTGGCCAGGTTCACGAAATTTAAATATATTTATCTTACAGGCCATATGATGTTCTGGGTAACACTGATAACCACAGCAATTTTAGTAGAAGCCATCCCAGGAATTTCAAAAACCGCCTTATTGATAATTGGGAGTTTATTAATGGGTGTGTATTGGACACTACAGCCTGCATATACTCAAAAGTTCATGAAAAAAATAACCGGCAACGACCAGATCGCGTTGGGGCATACTTCATCTTCTGTATCTTTTCTGGCTGCGATAGTTGGAAAATATATTGGCAATCCAGAGCAAAGCACAGAAAAGATAAAATTGCCAAAGGGATTAGACTTTCTAAAGGATTCCAACGTGATTATAACAATAGTGATGGGTTTACTTTATGCAGTAGGTGCGACTATCATTTATTTGAGGCCAGATTTTGGAACAAATCCTGCAATACAACAGTTAGCTTCTAAGGCAGGCTCACAGAACTTTATAATATATGGGTTTTTGCAGGGCTTTCAGTTCGCGGCAGGTATAGCGGTTATCTTATATGGAGTGAGGTTATTTATAGGTGAACTTGTACCGGCGTTCAAGGGTATTGCTACAAAAATAGCACCAAATGCAGTTCCAGCTTTGGATTGTCCAGTAGTATTTCCATATGCGCCAACTGCTACAATCATAGGCTTCTTATCGGCTTTTGTAACAGCTCTGCTATGGCTGGTTGTATTAGGTACCTCAGGAGCACATGCCTTTGTACCAACAATGATAGTAATATTCTTCCATGCAGCGACTGCCGGTGTTTTTGGCAATATTACCGGTGGAGTGAGAGGAGCTATAGCAGGTGGTATAATAACATCGACTGTTGTTGCTTTAGGACAGTGGTGGATGGTAGGTGCATTAGCCCATACTGTACCTGATACGGTTTTGTGGGCGGCAGACTCTGACATGTTTATTTTTGGCTTTATCTTGTCATCAGTAGCAAAACTATTTGCCGGGATATAAACCTCAAGCCCGTTTTAACGGGCTTGAGACATTTTAGGAGGTATGTAAAATGAGGTTTGTAAGGACTATAAAAGGTGATATCGACCCATCAAAATTGGGAATAACATATTCACATGAGCATTTATATTCTAAACCACCCTATTGGGTCAGTGGCAAAGATGAAGATCTGGTTGTAGATGATACAGCGAAGATTGTTAATGAAATAAAGATGTTCATAGATGCTGGCGGCAATTCCATTATAGAAGGAACTGCAATCGACTATGGGAGAGATGTTTTAAAATTAAAAGAAATAGCAGATAACGTTGACATTAATATTGTTTGTACAACAGGTTTTAATAAAGGACTCTATTATGAAAAATGGGTACATGAGATGCCTATGGAAGAGATGGTTGAACTAATGATAAAAGAAGTCATGGAGGGCTATAAAGATACTGGAATAAAGTGTGGGCAGATTAAAATTGGTACAAGCTATAATACAATTACACCAACAGAAGAAAAGGTAATAAGAGCCGCTGCAAAGGCCCAAAATTATACAAAAGCACCTATGTATGCTCATACGGAAATAGGGACTATGGCGTTAGAACAAATAGAAATATTAAGGCAAGAGGGGATTGACCTGACTCATGTGGCCTTTGGCCATATGGATAGAAATCCTGATATGTGGTATTACCTCAAAATAGCAGAAACAGGTGCTTACCTTATATTTGATGGTCTTGGAAAAGTAAAGTATTATCCAGAAAGTGTAAGAATAAATTCTATTATAGAACTCTGCAAGAAAGGCTATCAAAAGAAAATAATGATTTCTGGGGATATGGCAAGGAAGTCATATTATATTGAATATGGTGGTGGGCCTGGCCTAACCTTTATACTAACCAAATGGGTGCCAAGATTCATAGAAGAGGCGAATTCCCAGGGGTTAAATGGTAAAGAAATAATTGAGGATCTGCTTATAAACAATCCACGTGAATTTTTCAGCTTCAGGGTGTGACACTTATGAATGAATGGCAGGAACTTTCGTGGCAGGAATATGAACAACTAACAAATAAAAAATACGCTATATTACCCCTGGGGGCCTTGGAACAGCATGGCCCACATATGAAACTTGGTACTGATAATTTTCTGGCAGAAGGTGTAGCCCGGCTGTTGTCAGAAAAAATAAAAGGAATTTTGCTTCCTACTATTAATTACGGCCAGGTATGGTCTCTCAAGAGATTTCCCGGTAGTCTCTCGCTATCGACAGATACTCTTAAAGCTATAATAAAAGATATAGCAAGAGGAGTAAAATTTCAGGGAGTACAGTATTTAATAATAGTTAACTCACATATAGGTAATATGACAGCAGTTAAGGAGGCAGCCAGAGAAATATATGATGAGATAGGATTCAGGGTAATATATTTTACTTATCCTGGAATAAATGAAATAGCTAAAAACGTTTGTCAGTCACCTAAGAGCCACCCATCTATAATACATGCCTGCGAGATTGAGACATCAATGATGCTTTATATTGATGATACTAAGGTAGATATGAACAAGGCGGTTACGGAGTATCCAGAATATCCACCGGGCTTTGATGAAACACCAATATATTGGGACGAGGTATCAAGTTTTGGAGTATTTGGAGATGCAAAAGCCGCTACACGCCAAAAAGGAGAGCAGATTATAAATTCAGTGATAAATAACATGATAACTATAATAGAAAATATAACAAGGAGAGATGAGAGTGCTAAGCAATGACTATATAAATAAAATTGGAGAAATTATTGACAAAATAAAAACTCTTGAGTTAAATAATTTAGAGCTCTCTTCATCTGCGATAGCCCGGTGTATAATGGATGGTGGCATTGTCCACATATTTGGATGTGGCCATTCGCATATACTGGGAGAGGAGATGTACTACAGGGCAGGTGGATTAGTACCAGTACATCCTATACTGGACACCGGCCTTATGCTCCATGAGGGAGCAGCCAAAAGCTCAGACCTTGAGAGATTTGAGGGATATGGTACCATCCTTGCAAAATATCAAGACATAAGAAAGGGTGATATAGTTATAGTCATATCAAACTCAGGGAGAAATCCGGTACCCATAGAGATGGCCATATATGCAAAGGGAAAAGAGGCAAGAGTTATAGTGATAACATCTATGGAATATTCAAAATCGCAGCCCTCGAGGCACTCCAGCGGAAAACATTTGTATGAGTTTGGAGATATAGTCATAGATAACCATGGAGTACCTGGGGATGCCGTACTCAAGCTGGATGGCATTCCTGAACCCTTTGCACCTTCTTCCACAGTAATTGGGGCAACTATACTGAATGCTGTCTTTGCCAGGGCAGTAGAGATAATGCATGAGAATGGATATGAGCCGCCAATATTCATAAGCGGCAATATTGATGGGGCAGATGAGCATAATAGAAAACTCATGGAGAGATATAGGGATAGGATAAAATTTTGATAGAGAGGGCCTGGTTTAATTTGATAAACCAGGCCCTCTCTACTACATAAATTGATTTTACTTTTTATGATTGAGATTTGCGGTATTCCATTGCTTCTTTGCTAAGTTCTTTGACGCCCTTATCTTTCCATAGTTCAGTCTGCCATTTAGTGTAATCAAAAGGTTCTCTCATTATTAAAGTGATGAATCTTTCTGCGTTAACTTTTCCAAGATACTTTATAAGTATATCCATACCTTCGGATCGGAGTAAAGTATCATTCTTCATAGTTCATCATCCTCCCATCTTCTAACAAATTCCACTGGATTTACAATATTAATAGAGTCTAAATTTCTCTTTAATAGTTTAATATCGGTTGTTAAAAAGTATTTGCATCTTGTGTAAATGGCACAAGCCAGATGTAATGCATCCTTTGCTTTTATTCCTTTGCCTTCGAGATTTTCAGCAATCAATATAATTTCATCGTTTTCATCACAATCAAAATTAGCTATATTTTTCCATGAACTGATAGTTATTTTCCGTTCTTCAAAAGGATTCATAGCGTTTTCATAATCCAGAATGTATGACCATACTAATTCAAAAAGTCCATTATGTATTGCATCTTGGATATATAATTTAGCTTCTGATTCCAACTTTATTTTCATTTGAGTTTGATCATCAAATGGCCTATTAAAACAACAATTATCAAGATAAATACGCATTATAAAACCCTCCCAATATGGGCTGTTAAGGTCATTATAGCATAGTAAAAGATTAACTTCAATTAACTGATGTCATAGGATTTGTGTCAAGTATTTGTTGGCACCTTTCTATTTACATAATCATCCATTTTTGCATATTCATGTTTATACAGTAGGGGGTTACTACTCGTATATGTTGATTTCATTTTGTGCCTGGTATATTGCTTCTTCATCTATCTCTTTTTGTTTTTTGGAATATGCATAGATGAGTGAGGCAGTTACCAGGTTATTTATTAATCTGGGTATACCCTTGGTAGCAGAGTATACTGCTTCATATGCCGACTTTGTAAATATGTCGTCTGCTGTGCCTGCTATCTCCATTAAAACTGTGTAAACATAATTTTATCACCTCAATCGATAATATCATTAAAGGATATTGATTGGTCTTTAGAACCATCCATACTGTCTATGGGTGTACTTCCGTCATAAATATTGTCTTTACTTGAACCTTTTCGGTTTCCATGGTGTCTTAAAGGTATTTTTGCATTGTCATATAGGTTTACCTGATAAGCTTCTCCAACCTCTTTTCCTTCATGATAGAGGAGAAGTGGTACCGGTAATAAAAGCCATGTTTTTTTAATCTTGCCCTGCTCTTACAGTCAGGACGAGGGCATATGTCCGTCGGTTCCGGGTACTTGTAGTCCCTGTATTTTAGTATGAACTAATGCAAGGTGAAAACTCTCGTAATACCAGGGTATCTATCTGTATTTATACATTCCATAATAAATAAATGTCCATGATGTCATGGAATCATATATGCCTGCGGTGGTTTGCTTCTGCATTTATTTCTTCCATAGTGCTATAACAAAGTAGGAGGCGAATGATAAATGAAAATTGAGGTTTATTCGGACTACGTTTGTCCATTTTGCTACATGGGCAAGGTTGTCCTGGATGCAGTCTACTACATTCAAGCCATATCCATTATAAAGATATTCCTTTATAGCTTATTGACATACGTATAAATACGTACTATAATATAGCCAAGAGGTGGGGGAAATTGACAGAAAAAGAACTTCTAAAACTGCTAAATCAAAACGGCTGGGTTATAACAGAGGGTAAGAAACATCACCTTGCAACTCACCCAGATAAACCAGGAATTAAAATCCCTATCCCCCGCCATAAAAAAGATATCCCAGCAGGTACACTACATAATATCCTGAAA
The nucleotide sequence above comes from Calorimonas adulescens. Encoded proteins:
- a CDS encoding DsbA family protein, whose translation is MKIEVYSDYVCPFCYMGKVVLDAVYYIQAISIIKIFLYSLLTYV
- a CDS encoding PTS sugar transporter subunit IIB translates to MKILTVCGLGQGTSLLLRMNVEEVLNELKIQAEVDHMDVSYAASENAELILTSPQLAPLLERNPAQKIIINNYFDKNEIKEKLKEYFNI
- a CDS encoding phosphotriesterase family protein; translation: MRFVRTIKGDIDPSKLGITYSHEHLYSKPPYWVSGKDEDLVVDDTAKIVNEIKMFIDAGGNSIIEGTAIDYGRDVLKLKEIADNVDINIVCTTGFNKGLYYEKWVHEMPMEEMVELMIKEVMEGYKDTGIKCGQIKIGTSYNTITPTEEKVIRAAAKAQNYTKAPMYAHTEIGTMALEQIEILRQEGIDLTHVAFGHMDRNPDMWYYLKIAETGAYLIFDGLGKVKYYPESVRINSIIELCKKGYQKKIMISGDMARKSYYIEYGGGPGLTFILTKWVPRFIEEANSQGLNGKEIIEDLLINNPREFFSFRV
- a CDS encoding creatininase family protein, whose translation is MNEWQELSWQEYEQLTNKKYAILPLGALEQHGPHMKLGTDNFLAEGVARLLSEKIKGILLPTINYGQVWSLKRFPGSLSLSTDTLKAIIKDIARGVKFQGVQYLIIVNSHIGNMTAVKEAAREIYDEIGFRVIYFTYPGINEIAKNVCQSPKSHPSIIHACEIETSMMLYIDDTKVDMNKAVTEYPEYPPGFDETPIYWDEVSSFGVFGDAKAATRQKGEQIINSVINNMITIIENITRRDESAKQ
- a CDS encoding AAA family ATPase, which codes for MEIAGTADDIFTKSAYEAVYSATKGIPRLINNLVTASLIYAYSKKQKEIDEEAIYQAQNEINIYE
- a CDS encoding BglG family transcription antiterminator — its product is MQLDTRCIDILNYLLETDKPATTSKLAEVFKVSTRTIRYDLDRIDDWLKENNISPVERKPNTGVYLREKKSIADALSSINYYEYGPGRLEREDILKALILKARDEIKIDELAEKLYVSRNTVINDLKNVRDWFKRFNINIKPTKNGLKVIGKEKDIRRAAIELLTDEVDTAKILEYLEGWNFGPGAGKEMSDFISEEDTKFLSEVLREAERELGYRLSDMDFSGLILHLAIAVKRIKLGRNIMMPHEEIKQLQVTKEFAVASQIASCIESHYGIEVPIEEMGYITLHLLGSKSTTAVDIEKENWLDVEFMTSELIKKVEEELKVDLEHDDILFKGLKEHLTPTLYRIKNDLPVKNPLLDDVKANYPKLFKAVEKAVKIVENYAGKRINEDEIGYISFHFGAALERMRSKRSIRAVLVCSTGLGTARLLATRVMNEFENIIIEDITSYHGLKELKTDADIIISTINLKDTTLPYVRVSPMLAEEDIDSIKRILREIYIKPEPINGDKLEQVIKAIKRYAIVTDEAGLKEELSRIIAPKIPHLISREVRQPVLNDLLTEKTIKLNVEVDNWEEAIREGGKLLLEAGKIEARYIDAMIKTAKQLGPYIVIAPGIAMPHARPEDGVKEVGMSLITLRTPVNFGHRQNDPVKIVVCLCAVDNNSHIKALSQLVKFLSSEDVQSVLIKDINKERVIDYIIKYSS
- a CDS encoding PIN domain-containing protein, which translates into the protein MRIYLDNCCFNRPFDDQTQMKIKLESEAKLYIQDAIHNGLFELVWSYILDYENAMNPFEERKITISSWKNIANFDCDENDEIILIAENLEGKGIKAKDALHLACAIYTRCKYFLTTDIKLLKRNLDSINIVNPVEFVRRWEDDEL
- a CDS encoding SIS domain-containing protein — translated: MLSNDYINKIGEIIDKIKTLELNNLELSSSAIARCIMDGGIVHIFGCGHSHILGEEMYYRAGGLVPVHPILDTGLMLHEGAAKSSDLERFEGYGTILAKYQDIRKGDIVIVISNSGRNPVPIEMAIYAKGKEARVIVITSMEYSKSQPSRHSSGKHLYEFGDIVIDNHGVPGDAVLKLDGIPEPFAPSSTVIGATILNAVFARAVEIMHENGYEPPIFISGNIDGADEHNRKLMERYRDRIKF
- a CDS encoding type II toxin-antitoxin system HicA family toxin; amino-acid sequence: MTEKELLKLLNQNGWVITEGKKHHLATHPDKPGIKIPIPRHKKDIPAGTLHNILKAAGLK
- a CDS encoding PTS ascorbate transporter subunit IIC, encoding MSTAQWLADNIFGQPAFLIGLVALVGLLLQNKPASVVVSGTLKTILGFLIISAGSGVLTGALGIFEPMWNTIFGIESPPVLQGTPDFLAEYGSIVALVMTFGFLLNVLLARFTKFKYIYLTGHMMFWVTLITTAILVEAIPGISKTALLIIGSLLMGVYWTLQPAYTQKFMKKITGNDQIALGHTSSSVSFLAAIVGKYIGNPEQSTEKIKLPKGLDFLKDSNVIITIVMGLLYAVGATIIYLRPDFGTNPAIQQLASKAGSQNFIIYGFLQGFQFAAGIAVILYGVRLFIGELVPAFKGIATKIAPNAVPALDCPVVFPYAPTATIIGFLSAFVTALLWLVVLGTSGAHAFVPTMIVIFFHAATAGVFGNITGGVRGAIAGGIITSTVVALGQWWMVGALAHTVPDTVLWAADSDMFIFGFILSSVAKLFAGI